The sequence CCATGAGCCCAGTACTTGACAAATTTCTTCCCTGTTGCGGCTTCTGATTGAGCGATTTCATTTGTATGGTGGACCCGGATATGATCTGCTCCACCGCAATGGATGTCAATCGGCAGAGGAAGATACGCCATCGACATCGCGCTGCACTCAATGTGCCAGCCCGGAAAACCCACCCCCCACGGACTGTCCCATTCCATCTGGCGCTTTACACCGGATGGACTGAATTTCCAGAGTGCAAAATCGGTAACAGATCTCTTCTCTCCCATCTCAACACGCCCACCAGCTTTCAGACTTGCGGGGTCAATCCCGGCAAAATCGCAATAGGAGGGAAATTTAGTTGTGTCAAAGTAAATGCCGTCTGATGTGCGGTATGTAAAACCTTTTTTTTCCAGTTCAGAGACAAGCCCGATCATCTGAGAAATATGCTCAGTGGCCTTTGGCATGACATCGGGATTAAGAATATTCAATTCCTTAAGGTTGTCCAGAAATTTGCGGGTATAAAAATCCGCTATATCCCAGACAGTCTTTCCCTCGCGGGCAGCCCCCTTTTCCATTTTATCCTCACCGGTATCGGCATCGGAAGTCAAATGCCCCACATCTGTGATATTCATCACGTGTCTGACATTGTAACCTGAAGCAAGAAGAGCACGCTTGAGCACATCTTCAAATACATAGGTCCTCAGATTTCCGATATGGGCATAATTGTAGACTGTCGGGCCACAGCAATACATCCCTACAGGATCATGAAGCGGTTCGAAGAGTTCCTTTTTTCCGGAAGCTGTATTATACAGGTAAAAAGGCTTTCTCATTTAAAACTCCAGTATCACCTTGCCTGCCCCCTCTGTGATGGCACCAATGACTGTCGGTTCGAAAGCAGCCAGTTCGGGAGCTTTCATAATCACATCAACATCAGCCTGATCTACAGCTATGCAGAGTCCTACCCCCATGTTGAATGTATGATACATCTCTTCCGCTTCAACATTTCCCTCATTCTGCATCCATGTAAAGATAGGATCCGGCTTCCATGAACCGGTCGTAATAACGGCGTTGCAGTTTTGAGGAAGAATTCTGTCAACATTATCCTGAAACCCGCCGCCTGTGATATGAGCACATCCCCGTACAATTTTCTTTTCCATATAGGGCAGCAGAGGGGTATATGCCCGATGAGGTCTCAAGAGTTCATGACCAAAAGTGTTTCCAGTTTCTTCGAAAATGTCACTGTACTTTTTTCCGGCAACCTCTTTGACGATTTTTCGCGCCAAACTGTATCCGTTTGTATGCAGGCCGTTTGAACGCAGCCCGATAAGCACGTTACCCGGAACGATAGTGCTGCCATCAATGACATTTTCTTTGTCAACTACTCCGACAATGCACCCGACAAGGTCGTATTCACCTTCTCCATAAAGATCCGGCATCTCTGCGGTTTCTCCGCCTATAAGTACGCAACCATTGGCTTTGCACGCTACAGTGAGCCCTGTGATGATACCCTCAAGGACCTCAGGTATAAGTTTATTAAGCCCTATATAGTCAAGAAAAAACAGAGGACGGGCACCCAGCACAAGAATGTCGTCTACACAATGGTTCACAATGTCCTGACCAACAGTATTATGCACACCGGTCTCATGAGCAACCATCACCTTCGTACCAACACTGTCAGTAGATGACACAAGAATCGGATTTTTCATCCCTGAGAGACCGGAAAGATCAAACATCCCTCCAAACTGGCCGAATTTTCCAACAACATGATTGTTAAAAGTTGAGGAAACCAGTTCGCCGATACGAACCTTTGCTTTGTTCCAGGCTGATACATCAACTCCGGCATCAGAATAGCGTAATGGATTTGCCATAGTCTTTTTCCATGAAGAGAAGGGTTTAAGAAAGGTCTTCCCAGGTATTAGTGGAGATTTAAATCAGTTAAAAATAGGTTAAGAAGGGAGCGGAGTCAACCCGGATTGGAAGAATTGACAATAGATTCATGCCGCATCAGGCGATACATCTCCGTCACAAAAACATCTCTCACAAGGTTGTATATTGTAGTACGTTTAAAGAAGGCATTTACATGAAAAATACCATACTTGTTACCACTCCCAGGGGGCTTTCTCCATATCTGAGAACAGAGATTGAATCCCTGGGATACCCAATCCACCGGGCAGGGCCATCCGGAGTGGAAACTGAGGGTAATTTTACCGATGCAATGAAGATGAATCTCTTCCTGCGCACAGCTCACCATGTACTCTACAGGGTGGGTAAATTCAGATGCACCAGTCCTGATGAACTTTACAAACAAATAAACCGCATTCCATGGGAAATCATGATTCCCTCCAATGAGTACCTGAGCGTTGTCTCCAATGTGCTCCACCCAAGCATCCGTGATACCCGGTATGCTAATCTGAAATCCAAAGATGCTATTGTAGACCGGATCCTTTCCCGCAAAGGCAGGCGCCCGGATTCCGGCCCGGAGAAAACAGGCGCGGTAGTCTCCGTATTCTGGAAAGAGGAAACCTGCTCGGTTTACATAGACACTTCCGGCGAACCGCTGTCAAAAAGGGGATACCGAAAAATACCGCTCCACGCGCCGATGCAGGAGACCCTTGCAGCAGGAGTAATTAAAGCTTCGGGCTGGCAAGGAGATGGCAATTTTATCAATCCCATGTGCGGAAGCGGAACTATCGCTATTGAAGCCGCGCTGATCGGACTGAAGATGGCTCCGGGTCTTCTCAGGAAAAACTATGGCTTTTTCCACACCTTGCTTTTTAATAATGAAAACTGGAAAACCCTGAAACAAAAGGCATCCTTTGCACAGGAAAAACAGATTAAGGGGAAGATCATTGCCAGCGATATCAGCAGCGATGCGATTGAAGCGGCCAGAAAAAACGCCAGGGCCGCAGGTGTTGAATCCCATATCGAATTCAAGGTTTGTGATTTCTCCGAAACCCCGATCCCGTCCGGTGGTGGTATTGTGGTTATTAACCCTGAATATGGTATAAGACTCGGTGAGAAGAAAAATCTGGAGGAAACCTATAAGAGCATCGGGAATTTTCTGAAAAGACGCTGTCAGGGGTACAAAGGCTATGTCTTTACAGGGAACATCATACTGGCCGGAAAAACAGGGTTGAAATCGAGGAGAAAGTTTCCTTTTACGAGCGGTAAGCTCGACTGCAGGCTTTACGAATATGAACTTTACACAGGATCAAAAGAAAGCCGGAATTCAAACACTTGAATTCAATATGCGATGATAAAGCTTTTTTGCAGTACTGCTTCCAAATACATCTCCGAATTCCCCAAGAAGCGACACCATGGTTTCTTCACGGTCGTTATTTGCAGCCCTGAAGGCTGCCAGTTCATGTTTCCGTTCTTTATACTTCTTCAATGCTCCGAAAATGTAAGCTCGCAGAAGATGTACAATCGCGGAATCTGTTTTCTGAAGGTGCCACTCATCAAGCTCTTTCAGGGCATCCTGGAACTTTCCATCCCTGCAAAGATAAAAGGCACGTATATTCAATTCCAGCCGGTTACATCGTCTGGAAACTGAGAGCAGCCGTCTCTTGAGCAATCGAATGTCAACACCGGGATCTTTGCCCTCGTAAAACCGGATAAGCCTGTGCAGCGCCAGGATATTTTCAGGGTCTCTTGCCAGAAGCTTTTTGAGAGTGTCTTCCACATCGACTGGCCTACCCTCTTTTTCAAAAATGTCTGCAAGGAGCAGGTATGAATAGTAGTTTCCCGGTGCGACAGCTATTTCCTGCTCCAGACTTCTGATTGCCCGCTCAGTCTGCCCCATATTCAAACAGGAGATCGCCAGGCTGTGATATGGTACATCATACCTGTCATCCACTACTACTGCTTTGGAAAGCCATGAAACACTCTCCTGCGGAGAGTTATTGTACTGATAGATCTGACCGATTAAAAGGTAAACATCTGCTAAATCTCTGCAGTTCTCTTCGTTCTTATTCTCCATAAGTTCGAAGAACCTGGCCAACTCCTTGATCTTATCGAGAGTCTTTTCCGCTCCGTTGAGCTTGCATTCTTCATAAGCCTTGCCTTCAATGATCTCTGAAATATCTTCATAGGCATATCTGCATTTCTTTACAAGATCACAAAGCTTACTCAGAGACATGTTCCCGAAATCGGGAGCAGGCCGGTTTTGAACCATTTTCACTTCAAGGACTTTTTTTTCTGGATCTGTTTTCTTCATCATCAGATACCCACCCCGGAAGAGATGCCTTAGAAGATCTTACTCTTAATAAGTGTTCAGGTCAAGAATTCTGCAGACTGCAGATGATTTTACAAGACAAAAAGCTTGACTTTCCTGCCGACAGATCTATAATGCTCAGATTATTTCAACTGTTACCATTTTCCTCATTCCTCTGCGCTCGCCGCATTTCCCCGCGAGACTCGCTACGAGCACGCTGACAGTTGAGCACGAAAAGAGGCACTGGCTGTTATTTTCTCTTGAGTTTCTTTGCAGGAGCAGACAGCAGATTTGAGAATCTCCCATCTGATGTGTAAATATGAAGCGGCTTGAGGATACTCTGGAAATCATTTATTACCCGGTCAAAGGAGCCCTCCGGAAACATTACCCAGTTTGTAATATCATAATACCCTTTGTGAAGATCCCGGAGTTTGATTCTGTACCCGCAATCTGCGACCTGAGAACGTGAAGATGGCCTCCTGAACACAAACGCACTCCCTGAAAGAAGAGAATCGGGGATTGAAGCCTTAAGAAGCCATCCATACCCGTTCAAACCATCAGTAACCCCCATGAAGCGGTGGTTGGGTATTATATCTATTATTGTATCTATGTCAGGACCACTGACAGGCTGGGAAAAGGAGGCCTGCGGGATCTTGAATGCAAACCCGCCTTTTTTTTCCTTTATCACCGGAGACATCTCAAAATGCGCATCTCCGAAAAGTGACCTGAAACGGATCGGAACGTGAATATAGACAGGGACATTTACAAGCCGGGGATAGCAGATCTGGTTGACAGCTGCACGGCTTCCCTTAATCCCAAGCCCGAAGTTAAGGTGAAAATCGCCCCTTCTGATAAGGCGCAGCGGGCCGGTTTTGTATCTCTTTACTATGCAGACAATGTTCTCTTCTGTATATCGGATCGGAATCAGCCCCCAGAGTGCTTTCAGCACTATCTCGATCTTCAGTTCCGCAGTTAAATCTATATAACCGCTGCCCCG is a genomic window of Fibrobacter sp. containing:
- a CDS encoding cysteine--tRNA ligase, with protein sequence MRKPFYLYNTASGKKELFEPLHDPVGMYCCGPTVYNYAHIGNLRTYVFEDVLKRALLASGYNVRHVMNITDVGHLTSDADTGEDKMEKGAAREGKTVWDIADFYTRKFLDNLKELNILNPDVMPKATEHISQMIGLVSELEKKGFTYRTSDGIYFDTTKFPSYCDFAGIDPASLKAGGRVEMGEKRSVTDFALWKFSPSGVKRQMEWDSPWGVGFPGWHIECSAMSMAYLPLPIDIHCGGADHIRVHHTNEIAQSEAATGKKFVKYWAHGEFLVIEKGKMAKSGGNFVTLDTLRDQGIPPVAYRMFCFTAHYRSPLAFGWEGVQAAARSLENLRKAVPPASGNEDVGDAEAERALETFFRHVCDDLNMPRALASLWDLLHDTEVDAKIKRECVRRADAVLGLDLLSVPERHIEVITDMRGVKIKLDAGTQLPDTVRSSLIALLQERAAARARKDFSVADRIRNGFAGLGIVVKDLPDGTTECSIPSTVIDNPEKTALLKDI
- a CDS encoding phosphoribosylformylglycinamidine cyclo-ligase: MANPLRYSDAGVDVSAWNKAKVRIGELVSSTFNNHVVGKFGQFGGMFDLSGLSGMKNPILVSSTDSVGTKVMVAHETGVHNTVGQDIVNHCVDDILVLGARPLFFLDYIGLNKLIPEVLEGIITGLTVACKANGCVLIGGETAEMPDLYGEGEYDLVGCIVGVVDKENVIDGSTIVPGNVLIGLRSNGLHTNGYSLARKIVKEVAGKKYSDIFEETGNTFGHELLRPHRAYTPLLPYMEKKIVRGCAHITGGGFQDNVDRILPQNCNAVITTGSWKPDPIFTWMQNEGNVEAEEMYHTFNMGVGLCIAVDQADVDVIMKAPELAAFEPTVIGAITEGAGKVILEF
- a CDS encoding class I SAM-dependent RNA methyltransferase, translated to MKNTILVTTPRGLSPYLRTEIESLGYPIHRAGPSGVETEGNFTDAMKMNLFLRTAHHVLYRVGKFRCTSPDELYKQINRIPWEIMIPSNEYLSVVSNVLHPSIRDTRYANLKSKDAIVDRILSRKGRRPDSGPEKTGAVVSVFWKEETCSVYIDTSGEPLSKRGYRKIPLHAPMQETLAAGVIKASGWQGDGNFINPMCGSGTIAIEAALIGLKMAPGLLRKNYGFFHTLLFNNENWKTLKQKASFAQEKQIKGKIIASDISSDAIEAARKNARAAGVESHIEFKVCDFSETPIPSGGGIVVINPEYGIRLGEKKNLEETYKSIGNFLKRRCQGYKGYVFTGNIILAGKTGLKSRRKFPFTSGKLDCRLYEYELYTGSKESRNSNT
- a CDS encoding tetratricopeptide repeat protein: MMKKTDPEKKVLEVKMVQNRPAPDFGNMSLSKLCDLVKKCRYAYEDISEIIEGKAYEECKLNGAEKTLDKIKELARFFELMENKNEENCRDLADVYLLIGQIYQYNNSPQESVSWLSKAVVVDDRYDVPYHSLAISCLNMGQTERAIRSLEQEIAVAPGNYYSYLLLADIFEKEGRPVDVEDTLKKLLARDPENILALHRLIRFYEGKDPGVDIRLLKRRLLSVSRRCNRLELNIRAFYLCRDGKFQDALKELDEWHLQKTDSAIVHLLRAYIFGALKKYKERKHELAAFRAANNDREETMVSLLGEFGDVFGSSTAKKLYHRILNSSV